The following are from one region of the Sphingopyxis sp. MWB1 genome:
- a CDS encoding crotonase/enoyl-CoA hydratase family protein — MRFDQISLDKQEGVALLTLNRPDRMNAFTTQMMLEIVAALDECDADDAVRAVIFTGAGDRAFCAGADLGGGAATFDYDKRSDKAAILPEGTAPSPVRADGSIDWSHPLIRDSGGRVSMRIFEAKKPVLGAINGAAVGIGATMTLPMDARLGSETARYGFVFARRGIVPEAASSWFLPRLVGISHAVDLCYSGRLIGAEEARKKGLVQSVHAPGTLIDAAIAKAREMTEHSAPVSVALTRHMLWRMLGAAHPMSAHRWDSRAIFARGRSPDAAEGVTSFLEKRPPNFTASVAEDYPWFGEFEEAPPYS; from the coding sequence ATGCGCTTTGACCAGATCAGCCTCGACAAGCAGGAAGGGGTCGCGCTGCTCACGCTCAACCGTCCCGACCGGATGAACGCCTTTACCACGCAGATGATGCTCGAAATTGTCGCAGCGCTCGATGAGTGCGACGCCGATGATGCGGTGCGCGCGGTAATCTTTACCGGCGCGGGCGACCGCGCCTTTTGCGCCGGGGCCGATCTGGGCGGGGGCGCAGCGACCTTTGACTATGACAAGCGCAGCGACAAGGCGGCGATCTTGCCCGAAGGCACGGCGCCAAGCCCGGTGCGCGCGGATGGCAGCATCGATTGGTCGCACCCGCTGATCCGCGATTCAGGCGGGCGGGTATCGATGCGGATTTTCGAGGCGAAAAAGCCGGTGCTGGGGGCAATCAACGGAGCGGCGGTCGGCATTGGCGCGACGATGACGCTGCCGATGGATGCCCGGCTGGGGAGCGAGACGGCGCGTTACGGCTTTGTCTTTGCGCGGCGCGGCATTGTGCCCGAAGCGGCGTCAAGCTGGTTCCTGCCGCGCCTTGTCGGGATCAGCCATGCGGTCGATCTTTGCTATTCGGGACGGCTGATCGGCGCGGAGGAAGCGCGCAAAAAGGGGCTGGTGCAATCGGTTCACGCCCCCGGCACGCTGATCGACGCCGCCATCGCCAAGGCGCGCGAGATGACCGAGCATAGCGCGCCGGTGTCGGTGGCGCTGACCCGCCATATGCTGTGGCGCATGCTGGGCGCGGCCCATCCGATGAGCGCGCACCGCTGGGACAGCCGCGCCATCTTCGCGCGCGGACGCAGCCCCGATGCGGCCGAAGGGGTGACCAGCTTTCTGGAAAAGCGCCCGCCGAATTTCACCGCCAGCGTGGCGGAGGATTATCCGTGGTTCGGGGAGTTTGAAGAAGCGCCGCCGTATAGCTAG
- a CDS encoding DUF1801 domain-containing protein, which translates to MSGADDPVTDHIAAKGGWRGGMLAEARALIRAAEPEVAEAIKWRKPSNPLGVIAWDYRGLLCTGETYKDKVKFTFAHGAALDDPAGLFNAGFGGNTRRAIDLFEGDALDAKAFTALIRAAAAHNAARKAGQ; encoded by the coding sequence ATGAGCGGCGCCGATGATCCCGTCACCGACCATATCGCTGCAAAAGGCGGCTGGCGCGGCGGGATGCTGGCTGAGGCGCGCGCCCTGATCCGCGCGGCGGAGCCCGAGGTTGCGGAGGCGATCAAATGGCGCAAGCCCAGCAATCCGCTGGGCGTCATCGCCTGGGACTATCGCGGCCTGCTCTGCACCGGCGAAACTTATAAGGACAAGGTGAAATTCACCTTTGCCCATGGCGCCGCGCTCGACGATCCGGCGGGGTTGTTCAATGCCGGCTTCGGCGGCAACACCCGCCGCGCCATCGACCTGTTTGAAGGGGATGCGCTGGATGCAAAGGCCTTCACCGCCCTGATCCGCGCCGCCGCGGCGCATAATGCGGCGAGGAAGGCGGGCCAATAA
- a CDS encoding DUF1801 domain-containing protein gives MSKTPTLLSGGNPQIPKGEGDGPVQAYIAAMPGWKSPIGALIDAIIAREIPGVAKAVKWNSPFYGREGEGWFLSYHCFDKYIKITFFRGQSLKPIPPVSSKSGDTRYYHIHEDDFDAEQFADWVRQASALPGEKL, from the coding sequence ATGAGCAAGACACCGACATTGCTTTCGGGCGGCAATCCCCAAATCCCGAAGGGCGAGGGGGATGGCCCGGTGCAGGCCTATATTGCCGCCATGCCGGGCTGGAAAAGCCCCATTGGCGCACTGATTGACGCGATCATCGCGCGCGAAATTCCGGGGGTGGCCAAGGCGGTGAAATGGAATTCGCCCTTCTATGGCCGCGAAGGCGAAGGTTGGTTCCTCAGCTATCATTGCTTCGACAAATATATAAAGATCACTTTCTTTCGCGGCCAGTCGCTAAAGCCCATCCCGCCCGTTTCCTCGAAAAGCGGCGACACGCGCTATTATCATATCCATGAAGATGATTTCGACGCGGAGCAGTTCGCCGACTGGGTCCGGCAGGCAAGCGCGCTTCCGGGCGAAAAATTATGA
- a CDS encoding SRPBCC family protein, with product MSGAVPEQRRVVVERQFPHPPEKLWRALTQPHLVAEWLMAGDVAATPGHRFSFGADWGHVDCEVLEADPPHRLCYSWAGKGLDSIVTWTLTPTEGGTHLRMEQTGFAPENQLAYHGAKAGWPRFLKALGGLLTRID from the coding sequence ATGAGCGGCGCGGTCCCTGAACAGCGGCGGGTCGTCGTCGAACGGCAGTTTCCGCATCCGCCCGAGAAATTGTGGCGCGCGCTGACGCAGCCGCATCTGGTCGCCGAATGGCTGATGGCGGGCGATGTCGCTGCGACACCGGGGCACCGTTTCAGCTTTGGTGCCGATTGGGGCCATGTCGATTGCGAGGTGCTGGAGGCCGATCCCCCGCACCGGCTTTGCTATAGCTGGGCGGGTAAGGGACTCGACAGCATCGTCACCTGGACGCTGACGCCGACCGAAGGCGGAACCCATCTGAGAATGGAACAGACAGGATTCGCGCCCGAAAACCAGCTTGCCTATCATGGCGCAAAGGCTGGCTGGCCCCGTTTCCTGAAGGCGTTGGGCGGCTTGCTGACGCGCATCGACTGA
- a CDS encoding ArsR/SmtB family transcription factor, with protein MTQAAPDLLFKALSDPTRRALFERLCEEGAASVGALTDQAGISQPAVSKHLAILKMAGLVVPRVEGRQTHYTAQREALAPLTDWTRRMEAFWESRFDGLDDLLNRMDQ; from the coding sequence TTGACGCAAGCTGCTCCCGACCTGCTTTTCAAGGCGCTGTCCGATCCGACCCGGCGCGCGCTGTTCGAGCGGCTGTGCGAGGAGGGCGCGGCGAGCGTGGGCGCGCTGACCGATCAGGCGGGCATATCGCAGCCCGCCGTTTCCAAGCATCTCGCCATTCTCAAAATGGCGGGGCTGGTCGTGCCGCGCGTCGAGGGGCGCCAGACCCATTATACCGCGCAGCGCGAGGCGCTGGCCCCGCTCACCGATTGGACGCGGCGGATGGAGGCTTTTTGGGAAAGCCGTTTCGACGGGCTGGATGATCTCCTGAACCGGATGGATCAATGA
- a CDS encoding alkaline phosphatase D family protein yields the protein MHQLWNQIDRRLLIQLGTGGLAALSLPGAARAMMAGGFTHGVASGEPGTDSVLLWTRYAASSDALLDVELSDTPDFAKILAGGQVTAARARDHIAKIVVDGLSPGRWYFYRFIAPDGTKSVTGRTRTLPAGRVDHFTLALFSCSNLPFGWFNAYGHAAARQDIDLAVHVGDYLYEYPVGNYPSAAQALPGRLIQPSHEIVALADYRLRYAAYRSDPDLQRLHQLFPVISQWDDHEFTNDAWTDGAQNHNEGEGEWADRRAVAERAYREWMPVSDQRWRQYQLGDLATIFLPETRISGRAKPFELGDILKDKGDVAATLRAFADSEYRDPARQLLGQQQEKWLLDALAASVQSGTRWQICAQQVLMGSLFSPPESRNWFGADQPDYVRRRIEVSQLAAKAGLPLNMDSWDGYPAARERLLGAAQSAGANFVSLAGDSHNAWAFNLQHDGRPAGVEVGGHSVTSPGFDAYTPDISDSVRTSALRASSPQLQWANTQDRGYVTVKLTRDRMTASWHNVATIRTHDPALSGSHSMSVAHGARAYEVT from the coding sequence ATGCATCAGCTTTGGAACCAGATCGACCGCCGCCTCTTGATTCAATTGGGGACCGGGGGCCTAGCGGCTTTGTCGCTTCCCGGCGCCGCGCGCGCGATGATGGCGGGCGGCTTTACCCATGGCGTGGCGAGCGGCGAACCAGGGACAGACAGCGTCCTTTTGTGGACGCGCTATGCCGCGTCATCCGATGCCCTGCTTGATGTCGAGCTTTCCGACACACCCGATTTTGCGAAGATCCTCGCCGGGGGACAGGTGACCGCGGCGCGCGCGCGCGACCATATTGCCAAGATCGTCGTGGACGGCCTTTCGCCGGGGCGCTGGTATTTTTACCGTTTCATCGCGCCGGATGGGACGAAATCGGTCACGGGGCGCACCCGCACCCTGCCAGCGGGCCGGGTGGATCATTTCACCCTCGCGCTTTTCTCCTGCTCGAACCTGCCTTTTGGCTGGTTCAACGCCTATGGCCATGCCGCCGCGCGGCAGGATATCGACCTTGCGGTCCATGTCGGCGATTATCTTTATGAATATCCCGTAGGCAATTATCCCTCCGCGGCGCAGGCGCTTCCCGGCCGGCTGATCCAGCCGAGCCACGAGATTGTCGCGCTCGCCGATTACCGCTTGCGCTATGCCGCCTATCGCAGCGATCCCGATCTGCAGCGGCTGCACCAGCTTTTCCCGGTCATTTCGCAATGGGATGACCATGAATTCACCAATGATGCGTGGACCGACGGCGCGCAAAATCACAATGAGGGGGAGGGCGAATGGGCCGACCGCCGCGCGGTGGCCGAACGCGCCTATCGCGAATGGATGCCCGTGTCGGATCAGCGCTGGCGTCAGTATCAACTGGGTGACCTGGCCACCATCTTCCTTCCCGAAACGCGCATTTCGGGGCGCGCCAAGCCCTTTGAACTCGGCGACATATTAAAGGACAAGGGCGATGTCGCCGCGACGCTGCGCGCCTTTGCCGACAGCGAATATCGCGACCCCGCCCGCCAGCTTTTGGGGCAGCAACAGGAAAAATGGCTGCTCGATGCGCTCGCCGCCTCGGTCCAATCGGGGACCCGCTGGCAGATTTGCGCGCAGCAGGTATTGATGGGGTCGCTGTTCAGCCCGCCCGAATCGCGCAACTGGTTCGGCGCTGATCAGCCCGACTATGTCCGCCGCCGTATCGAAGTGTCACAGCTTGCGGCGAAAGCCGGGCTGCCGCTCAACATGGATAGCTGGGACGGCTATCCTGCGGCGCGCGAGCGGCTGCTCGGCGCGGCGCAGAGCGCAGGCGCCAATTTCGTCTCGCTCGCGGGCGACAGCCACAATGCCTGGGCGTTCAACCTGCAGCATGATGGCCGCCCGGCGGGCGTCGAGGTCGGCGGACACAGCGTTACCTCGCCCGGCTTTGATGCCTATACGCCCGACATTTCGGACAGCGTCCGCACCAGCGCGCTCCGCGCTTCCTCGCCGCAGTTGCAATGGGCGAACACACAGGATCGCGGATATGTCACGGTCAAGCTGACGCGCGACCGGATGACAGCAAGCTGGCACAATGTCGCCACCATCCGCACGCATGACCCCGCGCTCTCGGGCTCGCACAGCATGAGCGTTGCCCATGGTGCCCGCGCCTATGAGGTGACTTGA
- a CDS encoding DUF3667 domain-containing protein, with amino-acid sequence MNGDIEAVGAAVTAGLAGRAVEAGHGEGRARPGGRCLNCGTLLTGPHCHYCGQKADLHRSFSAIGHDLVHAIFHFEGKIWNTLPLLAWRPGDLTRRYIHGERARFISPLALFLFAVFLTYIVLAMVGPGGGIGEQIARAAAEQTRSNALTSSFEEAIDRIDKRLAATGVPPAERDALVERRATLHKSADYLGMVPSMSDEERDKGPPVLDDPTAQILTGAEFLSRTKVDTGIPFIDKSLKKGVANPGLVIYKLQANAYKFAWALIPLSLPFMWMLYPFSRRFHTYDHFVFVTYSISFVLLLFVAVRLVNLTIFGQAATALAIMYIPFHMYRQLRGAYRSSRFGAFVRMNLLLYFSLFAAITFLLILLGMGVAA; translated from the coding sequence ATGAACGGGGATATCGAAGCAGTGGGGGCGGCGGTGACCGCGGGCCTTGCGGGCCGGGCGGTCGAGGCCGGACATGGGGAGGGCCGCGCGCGGCCGGGCGGACGCTGCCTCAATTGCGGGACATTGCTTACCGGTCCGCATTGCCATTATTGCGGGCAAAAGGCCGATCTTCATCGCAGCTTCAGCGCCATCGGCCATGATCTCGTTCACGCCATTTTCCATTTCGAAGGAAAAATCTGGAACACGCTCCCGCTGCTTGCATGGCGACCGGGGGATTTGACGCGCCGTTATATTCATGGCGAGCGCGCGCGGTTTATTTCGCCGCTGGCTCTGTTTCTGTTCGCGGTCTTCCTCACCTATATCGTCCTCGCGATGGTTGGCCCGGGGGGCGGCATCGGCGAACAGATCGCGCGCGCGGCGGCGGAACAGACACGCAGCAATGCCCTGACGTCCAGTTTTGAGGAAGCGATTGACCGCATCGACAAACGGCTCGCCGCGACCGGCGTGCCACCGGCGGAGCGCGATGCGCTGGTCGAACGACGCGCCACCCTTCATAAAAGCGCGGACTATCTGGGCATGGTCCCCTCGATGAGCGACGAGGAACGCGACAAGGGGCCGCCGGTGCTCGACGATCCCACCGCCCAGATTTTAACCGGCGCGGAATTCCTGTCCCGGACCAAGGTGGATACCGGAATCCCCTTTATCGACAAAAGCCTCAAAAAGGGCGTCGCGAACCCCGGACTGGTCATTTATAAACTTCAGGCGAATGCGTATAAATTCGCGTGGGCGCTGATCCCGCTCTCGCTGCCCTTCATGTGGATGCTTTATCCGTTCAGCCGCCGCTTCCACACTTATGATCATTTTGTCTTTGTGACCTATTCGATCAGTTTCGTGCTGCTGCTGTTCGTCGCCGTCCGCCTCGTCAATCTGACGATTTTTGGGCAGGCGGCGACTGCGCTGGCGATTATGTACATCCCCTTTCACATGTATCGGCAACTTCGCGGCGCCTATCGTTCGTCGCGTTTCGGCGCCTTTGTGCGGATGAATTTGCTGCTTTATTTCAGTCTCTTCGCTGCAATCACCTTTTTGCTGATCCTGCTGGGCATGGGGGTGGCGGCGTAG
- a CDS encoding glutamate-5-semialdehyde dehydrogenase has protein sequence MNADHPNPMPLDADALIAEMGARARASAKRLAVTSTEEKAAALRAAARQLRTRSADILAANGRDMTAGESGGLTPAMLDRLRLDEARLGAIADAVEAVAALPDPVGAEIDRSGRPNGLALSRVRVPLGVIGIIYESRPNVTADAAALGIMSGNAVILRGGSEAVHSNRAIHAALAAGMAESGLPADAVQLVPTQDRAAVGALLRAQGLVDIIIPRGGKGLVARVQDEARVPVLAHLDGICHTYIDGAAEPDTAVELAVNAKMRRTGICGATETILIDRAYPEPAAIIDALITAGCEVRGDAAIAALSPHVSPADASDWDSEYLDAIVSIAMVNGVDGALAHIDRHSSRHTDAIVTEDVTVAARFLSEVDSAIVMHNASTQFADGGEFGLGAEIGIATGRLHARGPVALEGLTTYKWLVRGSGQTRT, from the coding sequence ATGAACGCCGACCACCCGAACCCCATGCCCCTTGATGCCGACGCCCTGATCGCTGAGATGGGCGCGCGGGCACGCGCATCCGCCAAGCGGCTGGCCGTCACATCGACCGAGGAAAAGGCCGCCGCGCTGCGCGCCGCTGCACGCCAGCTTCGGACGCGGAGCGCGGATATATTGGCGGCCAATGGGCGCGACATGACGGCAGGCGAAAGCGGCGGACTGACCCCCGCAATGCTCGACCGGCTGCGGCTCGACGAAGCGCGACTGGGCGCTATTGCCGATGCGGTTGAGGCGGTCGCCGCCCTGCCCGACCCGGTCGGCGCCGAAATCGACCGCAGCGGACGTCCCAACGGGCTGGCGCTCAGCCGGGTGCGCGTGCCGCTGGGGGTGATCGGCATCATCTATGAAAGCCGCCCCAATGTGACCGCTGACGCTGCCGCGCTGGGCATCATGTCGGGCAATGCCGTCATCCTGCGCGGGGGCAGCGAGGCGGTGCATTCGAACCGCGCCATTCACGCCGCGCTTGCCGCGGGGATGGCCGAAAGCGGACTGCCCGCCGATGCCGTCCAGCTTGTCCCCACGCAGGACCGCGCCGCAGTCGGCGCGCTGCTGCGCGCGCAGGGGCTGGTCGATATTATCATCCCGCGTGGCGGCAAGGGGCTGGTCGCACGGGTGCAGGATGAAGCGCGGGTGCCCGTGCTCGCTCATCTCGACGGCATTTGCCACACCTATATCGACGGGGCGGCGGAACCGGACACGGCGGTCGAGCTGGCGGTCAATGCCAAGATGCGGCGCACCGGCATTTGCGGGGCTACCGAGACGATTCTGATCGACCGCGCCTATCCGGAACCCGCGGCCATCATCGACGCACTGATCACCGCAGGATGCGAAGTGCGCGGCGATGCGGCGATTGCGGCGCTGAGCCCGCATGTCTCCCCCGCCGATGCGAGCGACTGGGACAGCGAATATCTCGACGCCATTGTGTCCATCGCCATGGTCAACGGGGTGGACGGGGCGCTGGCCCATATCGACCGCCACTCCAGCCGCCATACGGACGCCATCGTCACCGAAGATGTCACGGTCGCCGCCCGGTTCCTGAGCGAAGTCGACAGCGCCATCGTCATGCACAATGCCTCCACCCAATTTGCCGACGGCGGCGAATTCGGCTTGGGCGCCGAAATCGGCATCGCCACCGGACGGCTGCACGCGCGCGGACCGGTCGCGCTGGAAGGGCTCACCACCTATAAATGGCTGGTGCGCGGAAGTGGCCAGACGCGCACTTGA
- a CDS encoding CopG family ribbon-helix-helix protein, protein MTKHSVISARIDAETLELVDKIVAEQGRSRAWFVAQAVRHAAEQEARFAAFIQEGRDDIAAGRVVDHADVLKMMDDMIAGHEARCPQ, encoded by the coding sequence ATGACGAAGCATTCCGTTATTTCTGCGCGCATCGACGCGGAGACGCTTGAACTGGTTGACAAGATTGTTGCCGAGCAGGGGCGCAGCCGCGCGTGGTTTGTTGCGCAGGCCGTTCGGCACGCCGCGGAACAGGAAGCCCGTTTTGCCGCGTTCATCCAGGAGGGCCGCGACGATATCGCTGCGGGCCGGGTCGTCGATCATGCGGATGTGCTGAAAATGATGGACGATATGATTGCTGGCCATGAGGCCCGATGCCCTCAGTAA
- a CDS encoding type II toxin-antitoxin system RelE/ParE family toxin, with protein sequence MPSVIWSEKAVADLVALNDWLTRYREPQEATKSIKAIRDQLANLSEFPAAGSPIHGGTRKLLIKNHPFVLLYEMADGRLMVIRLVHNRSDWQSLL encoded by the coding sequence ATGCCCTCAGTAATCTGGTCCGAAAAGGCCGTGGCCGATCTGGTTGCGCTCAACGACTGGCTCACCCGATATCGGGAGCCACAGGAGGCCACCAAATCCATCAAGGCGATCCGCGATCAACTCGCCAATCTGAGCGAATTTCCTGCTGCGGGGTCACCGATCCACGGTGGCACCCGCAAACTGCTGATCAAGAACCACCCCTTTGTCCTTTTATATGAAATGGCAGATGGCAGGCTTATGGTCATTCGCCTCGTACACAATCGCAGCGACTGGCAGTCGCTGCTGTGA
- a CDS encoding nicotinate-nucleotide adenylyltransferase yields the protein MIPTGLLGGSFNPAHGGHRAISLDAIKALELDELWWLVSPGNPLKPRAGMAPLPARLASAHRMARRSPIRATAIEAELGTRYTVDTLRRLVRRYPNRRFIWIMGADNLVQLPRWRDWREIARLMPIAVIARPGYNGRTHAAEAMGWLRRFVRPADQKGQWTDWRPPALVFLRFSPDVRSATAIRQANPRWFERYAGRALRDPLTHSRLAPSFRKGRI from the coding sequence GTGATCCCCACCGGCCTTCTTGGCGGCAGCTTTAATCCCGCGCATGGCGGACATCGCGCGATCAGCCTTGATGCGATCAAGGCGCTGGAGCTCGACGAGCTCTGGTGGCTGGTATCCCCCGGCAACCCGCTGAAGCCCAGGGCGGGAATGGCGCCGCTGCCCGCGCGGCTGGCGTCGGCGCACCGCATGGCGCGCCGCTCCCCTATACGCGCAACCGCGATCGAGGCCGAGCTGGGGACGCGCTATACCGTCGATACGCTGCGGCGGCTGGTGCGCCGTTATCCGAATCGGCGCTTTATCTGGATCATGGGCGCCGACAATCTGGTTCAACTGCCCCGCTGGCGCGATTGGCGGGAAATCGCGCGATTGATGCCGATTGCGGTTATCGCCCGTCCGGGCTATAATGGCCGCACCCATGCCGCAGAGGCCATGGGCTGGCTGCGGCGCTTTGTCCGGCCCGCGGACCAGAAAGGTCAATGGACAGACTGGAGACCGCCTGCCCTCGTGTTTTTGCGTTTTTCGCCCGATGTGCGATCCGCAACCGCCATACGGCAGGCCAACCCCCGCTGGTTCGAACGCTATGCAGGCCGCGCACTGCGCGACCCGCTGACGCATTCGCGGCTGGCACCATCGTTTAGGAAAGGACGCATTTGA
- the rsfS gene encoding ribosome silencing factor: MISATQDAAPGAAPANDSVDALHALILHQLDEDQAQEVISIPLAGKSSIADHMVIASGRSTRHVSAIAEKLAQRIKQEAGNPVRIEGLSNADWVLIDAGDVIIHLFRPEVRSFYNLERMWSFGDAPPVTAAN; the protein is encoded by the coding sequence TTGATCTCCGCCACCCAGGATGCCGCGCCCGGCGCCGCACCCGCAAACGACAGCGTGGACGCGCTCCACGCGCTGATCCTTCACCAGCTGGACGAAGATCAGGCCCAGGAAGTCATTTCCATCCCCCTTGCCGGCAAAAGCAGCATCGCCGACCATATGGTGATCGCAAGCGGTCGTTCGACGCGCCATGTATCGGCGATCGCCGAAAAGCTGGCACAGCGGATCAAGCAGGAGGCAGGCAACCCCGTCCGCATCGAAGGTCTGTCCAATGCCGATTGGGTGCTGATCGACGCGGGCGATGTGATCATCCACCTGTTCCGGCCCGAGGTTCGCAGCTTCTACAATCTGGAGCGCATGTGGTCCTTCGGCGACGCGCCCCCGGTTACGGCGGCAAATTGA
- a CDS encoding 23S rRNA (pseudouridine(1915)-N(3))-methyltransferase RlmH, translating to MLLHIIARGRIGRSPEAELVTRYMKRVSWAQKISELPDTGGRMPAAIDNSRTILLDEGGEQMSSLEFARLLEKWRDSGVREARFCLGAADGFTPEERKGADKVIAFGRATWPHLMARAMLAEQLWRATSIIAGHPYHREGRQ from the coding sequence ATGTTGCTGCACATCATCGCGCGCGGGCGGATCGGACGCAGCCCCGAAGCCGAACTGGTCACGCGCTATATGAAGCGCGTCAGTTGGGCGCAGAAAATTTCCGAACTTCCCGATACGGGCGGGCGAATGCCTGCGGCGATCGATAACAGCCGCACGATCTTGCTGGACGAGGGCGGCGAGCAGATGTCCTCGCTCGAATTTGCCCGGCTGCTGGAAAAATGGCGCGATTCAGGCGTGCGTGAGGCGCGCTTTTGCCTCGGCGCCGCCGACGGCTTTACCCCCGAGGAACGCAAAGGTGCAGACAAGGTCATCGCCTTTGGCCGCGCGACATGGCCCCACTTGATGGCGCGGGCGATGCTCGCCGAGCAATTGTGGCGCGCGACCAGCATTATCGCGGGCCATCCCTATCACCGCGAGGGACGGCAATGA
- a CDS encoding murein hydrolase activator EnvC family protein, with product MTAALTAAGWLHFQGAAVAQSDTFDPNALAQEERAQLVAAKRQSAQAMARSARLEAEARSAASEAERLKKRSAALAARIQSAEADINAAEARVTLVTRRLEDQKQRLAKRQQPLIELTAVLQQLSRQPPVSVLAQPGSLTDMVHARAVLDAIMPEVERRSADVRHSLEKLRNVHRQQAIALQALSASKAQLAERRTELVRLENEGRLRSRELMSSARLEADRALGLGEKARDIVELMDQLETDSAVRAELARLPGPIPRPADPTKAVAAAAPPPVTEQGIAANAYRLPAVGRIVTGLGEVNDSGVRSRGITIEAQPGGQIVAPAPGRISFAGDYRGYGKIVIIDHGGGWTSLITGLIGLSTSVGDQVEAGTPLGRAGSQQSRVTVELRRAGTPVDIGAMLG from the coding sequence ATGACTGCAGCACTGACGGCTGCCGGCTGGCTTCATTTTCAGGGCGCCGCCGTCGCACAGAGCGACACCTTCGACCCCAACGCGCTGGCCCAAGAGGAGCGCGCGCAGCTCGTCGCCGCGAAGCGCCAGTCGGCGCAGGCCATGGCGCGCAGCGCACGGCTGGAAGCCGAAGCCAGATCCGCCGCCAGCGAGGCCGAACGCCTGAAAAAGCGCAGCGCCGCCCTCGCCGCGCGCATTCAGTCGGCCGAAGCCGATATCAATGCTGCCGAGGCGCGCGTCACGCTCGTCACCCGGCGGCTGGAGGATCAGAAACAGCGGCTGGCCAAGCGACAGCAGCCGCTGATCGAGTTAACGGCGGTCTTGCAGCAATTAAGTCGTCAGCCCCCGGTCAGCGTGCTCGCCCAGCCCGGATCGCTGACCGACATGGTCCATGCGCGCGCCGTGCTCGACGCGATCATGCCCGAAGTGGAACGGCGCAGCGCCGATGTCCGGCATAGCCTTGAAAAACTGCGTAACGTCCATCGCCAACAGGCCATAGCCCTGCAGGCGCTCAGCGCCAGCAAGGCACAGCTGGCCGAGCGCCGGACCGAACTCGTCAGACTGGAAAATGAAGGGCGGCTGCGCTCGCGCGAACTGATGAGCAGCGCGCGACTGGAAGCGGACCGCGCGCTCGGCCTCGGCGAAAAGGCGCGCGATATTGTCGAGTTGATGGACCAGCTGGAAACCGACAGCGCGGTGCGCGCCGAACTGGCACGGCTGCCCGGCCCCATCCCCCGCCCGGCCGACCCCACCAAGGCGGTGGCCGCCGCCGCCCCTCCGCCCGTGACCGAACAGGGAATTGCTGCCAACGCCTATCGCCTGCCCGCCGTCGGGCGCATCGTGACGGGGCTGGGCGAGGTCAATGACAGCGGCGTGCGTTCGCGCGGCATCACCATCGAGGCGCAGCCCGGCGGCCAAATTGTCGCGCCCGCGCCGGGACGGATCAGCTTTGCGGGCGATTATCGCGGCTATGGAAAGATCGTCATCATCGACCATGGCGGCGGCTGGACCAGCCTGATCACCGGCCTCATCGGCCTGTCCACCAGCGTGGGCGATCAGGTCGAGGCCGGAACGCCGCTGGGACGCGCCGGATCGCAGCAAAGCCGGGTCACCGTTGAACTGCGGCGAGCCGGAACGCCGGTCGATATTGGCGCGATGCTGGGTTAG